In the Oscarella lobularis chromosome 14, ooOscLobu1.1, whole genome shotgun sequence genome, one interval contains:
- the LOC136195208 gene encoding uncharacterized protein isoform X1 → MAWLRQILRKNDSSDGDSQTIAPEKRVSHECALVDDHLHLFGGFDGSNFVPRNEIFVTNVRRAEKKWIRRLTRGRTIPPPCDGARCVVIQKMIYSYGGRTDKRRFLGIVYCLDPKKMKWIEVATPIGGKKPHERSLCCLCSIGSRMIMFGGGSEKKIPLDQLQSGATQDKCGWSNDIYEFRLEEGNEKGMWLDLELGGTRPKPLVAAAMATIDEHRALLHGRDVEEESHSILIDLNRKLWTIIEFNVKPSPRHRHAICQLVTEDESICLLVGGRMVDETNSDYVYVLDCDNSKAYQMDVDQQLGKVTWHTCHCVQNEDKTIDVIVCGGVNWDWTFRPILSCFCLDVKNEPYMKIKREILSSRRASVRAATSSPRLSLPSDREGVEMMQRELEHLRRRCSELTEEKSSIRKELASAQSCFQGEITQIREELTSSHRLVELKDGEMAQIRNELASAERQIAQMREELTSSHRLVERKEGQLAQIRRDLASVQREASFAQRRLEQEKDQQIASIRGELATSQRLAQGKDGVIARIRGELDVSVTHCRTLEASCNEMRRTLDDFTDVLNINGDDVHVTDQKLGSGGFASVSVGQWRGVTVAVKKIHDLITNRRNMAMFKQEVLVCSRLHHPNIMTVCGAVMTERVPFQMIMELLEGSVGEVITAAHASESYLTIYEQLSIAMDMTSGIAYLLQNRPRPYIHGDIRPSNVLVTKDMKVKVGDLGAAHLIESSLSAGPLSPPYLAPERAPRADGTAASSTLSSDVYSVGVSLIEIFTGEGPVPEVRNTQLASLANRPNLLMLCSRLIDCNPANRPLAQSCFETLLAEFVENKSRLVALGGIASNRMVKGVFEGDTHKVVFPGLFY, encoded by the exons ATGGCGTGGCTTCGTCAAATACTTCGCAAAAACGACTCCTCCGACGGCGACTCTCAAACCATCGCACCCGAGAAACGGGTTTCTCATGAATGCGCGTTGGTCgacgatcatcttcatctcttcggtGGCTTCGATGGATCAAACTTTGTTCCGCGCAATGAAATCTTTGTGACGAATGTTCGAAGAGCGGAAAAGAAGTGGATCCGTCGATTGACTCGAGGTCGAACGATTCCTCCACCTTGTGATGGAGCACGATGTGTTGTCATCCAAAAGATGATCTACTCATACGGGGGAAGAACAGACAAGCGTCGTTTCCTGGGAATCGTTTATTGTCTTgatccgaagaaaatgaagtgGATCGAAGTAGCGACGCCTAtcggaggaaagaaaccgcACGAACGCTCATTGTGCTGTTTGTGTTCCATTGGATCAAGAatgatcatgtttgggggaGGGAGCGAAAAGAAGATTCCTCTTGATCAACTCCAGTCTGGGGCAACTCAGGATAAATGCGGCTGGAGTAATgatatttatgaatttcgacttgaagagggaaatgaaaaag GAATGTGGTTGGATTTGGAATTAGGTGGAACACGACCAAAACCACTTGTTGCcgctgccatggcaaccatTGACGAGCATCGAGCATTACTTCATGGAAGGGACGTGGAGGAAGAATCTCACtctattttaattgatttaaaTCGCAAG TTGTGGACAATCATTGAGTTCAATGTGAAACCATCACCGAGACACCGCCATGCAATTTGTCAATTAGTgacagaagacgaatcaaTTTGTCTTCTCGTTGGTGGTCGAATGGTCGACGAAACAAATTCAGACTATGTTTACGTTCTGGATTGTGACAATTCCAAAGCATATCAG ATGGACGTCGATCAACAATTGGGAAAAGTTACGTGGCACACATGTCATTGTGTGcagaacgaagacaagaCTATAGACGTCATTGTCTGTGGTGGTGTCAATTGGGATTGGACGTTCAGGCCTATTTTAAGTTGCTTTTGTCTtg ACGTGAAGAACGAGCCGTACATGAAAATTAAACGAGAAATTCTCTCGTCGAGACGGGCGTCAGTTCGTGCAGCAACTTCATCTCCGCGTCTTTCACTTCCAAGTGACAGAGAAGGTGTTGAAATGATGCAACGCGAGCTCGAGCATTTGCGACGAAGGTGCTCTGAATTGaccgaagaaaaatcgtctatcAG AAAGGAACTAGCGTCTGCCCAAAGTTGTTTCCAAGGAGAAATCACTCAAATAag AGAAGAACTGACCTCTTCCCATCGTCTTGTTGAGCTTAAAGACGGAGAAATGGCACAGATCAG aAATGAACTGGCCTCTGCCGAACGTCAAATCGCTCAAATGAG aGAAGAACTGACCTCTTCCCATCGTCTTGTTGAGCGTAAAGAGGGACAATTGGCTCAGATCAG GCGAGATTTGGCGTCTGTTCAAAGAGAAGCATCCTTtgctcaacgtcgtcttgaacaGGAAAAAGACCAACAGATTGCTTCAATTCG aGGGGAACTGGCCACTTCTCAACGGCTTGCACAGGGTAAAGACGGAGTGATTGCTCGCATCAG AGGAGAATTAGACGTTTCGGTGACGCACTGCAGAACCCTTGAAGCATCTTGCAACGAAATGAGACGAACCCTGGACGATTTCACTGACGTCTTGAACATCAATGGCGATGATGTTCACGTGACTGACCAAAAACTGGGTTCCGGAGGATTTGCAA GCGTGTCAGTTGGCCAATGGCGCGGAGTGACAGTGGCCGTGAAAAAGATTCACGACCTCATCACGAATCGTCGAAACATGGCAATGTTCAAACAGGAAGTTCTCGTCTGCAGTCGACTTCATCATCCTAATATCATGACCGTTTGCGGAGCGGTGATGACCGAAAGAGTTCCTTTTCAAATGATCATGGAATTACTCGAGGGATCAGTTGGTGAAGTCATCACAGCTGCTCACGCATCCGAGTCTTATTTGACTATTTACGAGCAGCTGTCTATTGCCATGGACATGACGTCAGGAATCGCATATCTTCTTCAGAATCGTCCTCGTCCCTACATCCACGGAGACATTCGTCCTTCGAATGTCCTCGTTACAAAAGATATGAAAGTGAAAGTAGGTGACTTGGGAGCAGCTCATCTCATCGAGAGTTCTCTGTCCGCTGGCCCACTCAGTCCTCCTTATCTCGCTCCAGAAAGAGCGCCGCGTGCTGACGGCACAGCCGCTTCGAGCACGTTGAGCAGTGACGTCTATAGCGTGGGAGTGTCCCTTATTGAAATATTCACGGGTGAGGGTCCTGTACCAGAAGTGAGGAACACTCAATTGGCCTCTCTTGCTAATCGTCCTAACTTATTAATGCTCTGCTCTCGCTTGATTGATTGTAACCCGGCCAATCGACCCTTAGCCCAATCAtgcttcgaaacgctttTAGCTGAATTTGTTGAGAATAAAAGTCGCTTGGTAGCGTTAGGGGGGATCGCCTCAAACCGAATGGTGAAGGGTGTGTTTGAAGGAGACACTCACAAAGTCGTATTTCCAGGTCTTTTCTATTAG
- the LOC136195208 gene encoding uncharacterized protein isoform X2 yields MAWLRQILRKNDSSDGDSQTIAPEKRVSHECALVDDHLHLFGGFDGSNFVPRNEIFVTNVRRAEKKWIRRLTRGRTIPPPCDGARCVVIQKMIYSYGGRTDKRRFLGIVYCLDPKKMKWIEVATPIGGKKPHERSLCCLCSIGSRMIMFGGGSEKKIPLDQLQSGATQDKCGWSNDIYEFRLEEGNEKGMWLDLELGGTRPKPLVAAAMATIDEHRALLHGRDVEEESHSILIDLNRKLWTIIEFNVKPSPRHRHAICQLVTEDESICLLVGGRMVDETNSDYVYVLDCDNSKAYQMDVDQQLGKVTWHTCHCVQNEDKTIDVIVCGGVNWDWTFRPILSCFCLDVKNEPYMKIKREILSSRRASVRAATSSPRLSLPSDREGVEMMQRELEHLRRRCSELTEEKSSIREELTSSHRLVELKDGEMAQIRNELASAERQIAQMREELTSSHRLVERKEGQLAQIRRDLASVQREASFAQRRLEQEKDQQIASIRGELATSQRLAQGKDGVIARIRGELDVSVTHCRTLEASCNEMRRTLDDFTDVLNINGDDVHVTDQKLGSGGFASVSVGQWRGVTVAVKKIHDLITNRRNMAMFKQEVLVCSRLHHPNIMTVCGAVMTERVPFQMIMELLEGSVGEVITAAHASESYLTIYEQLSIAMDMTSGIAYLLQNRPRPYIHGDIRPSNVLVTKDMKVKVGDLGAAHLIESSLSAGPLSPPYLAPERAPRADGTAASSTLSSDVYSVGVSLIEIFTGEGPVPEVRNTQLASLANRPNLLMLCSRLIDCNPANRPLAQSCFETLLAEFVENKSRLVALGGIASNRMVKGVFEGDTHKVVFPGLFY; encoded by the exons ATGGCGTGGCTTCGTCAAATACTTCGCAAAAACGACTCCTCCGACGGCGACTCTCAAACCATCGCACCCGAGAAACGGGTTTCTCATGAATGCGCGTTGGTCgacgatcatcttcatctcttcggtGGCTTCGATGGATCAAACTTTGTTCCGCGCAATGAAATCTTTGTGACGAATGTTCGAAGAGCGGAAAAGAAGTGGATCCGTCGATTGACTCGAGGTCGAACGATTCCTCCACCTTGTGATGGAGCACGATGTGTTGTCATCCAAAAGATGATCTACTCATACGGGGGAAGAACAGACAAGCGTCGTTTCCTGGGAATCGTTTATTGTCTTgatccgaagaaaatgaagtgGATCGAAGTAGCGACGCCTAtcggaggaaagaaaccgcACGAACGCTCATTGTGCTGTTTGTGTTCCATTGGATCAAGAatgatcatgtttgggggaGGGAGCGAAAAGAAGATTCCTCTTGATCAACTCCAGTCTGGGGCAACTCAGGATAAATGCGGCTGGAGTAATgatatttatgaatttcgacttgaagagggaaatgaaaaag GAATGTGGTTGGATTTGGAATTAGGTGGAACACGACCAAAACCACTTGTTGCcgctgccatggcaaccatTGACGAGCATCGAGCATTACTTCATGGAAGGGACGTGGAGGAAGAATCTCACtctattttaattgatttaaaTCGCAAG TTGTGGACAATCATTGAGTTCAATGTGAAACCATCACCGAGACACCGCCATGCAATTTGTCAATTAGTgacagaagacgaatcaaTTTGTCTTCTCGTTGGTGGTCGAATGGTCGACGAAACAAATTCAGACTATGTTTACGTTCTGGATTGTGACAATTCCAAAGCATATCAG ATGGACGTCGATCAACAATTGGGAAAAGTTACGTGGCACACATGTCATTGTGTGcagaacgaagacaagaCTATAGACGTCATTGTCTGTGGTGGTGTCAATTGGGATTGGACGTTCAGGCCTATTTTAAGTTGCTTTTGTCTtg ACGTGAAGAACGAGCCGTACATGAAAATTAAACGAGAAATTCTCTCGTCGAGACGGGCGTCAGTTCGTGCAGCAACTTCATCTCCGCGTCTTTCACTTCCAAGTGACAGAGAAGGTGTTGAAATGATGCAACGCGAGCTCGAGCATTTGCGACGAAGGTGCTCTGAATTGaccgaagaaaaatcgtctatcAG AGAAGAACTGACCTCTTCCCATCGTCTTGTTGAGCTTAAAGACGGAGAAATGGCACAGATCAG aAATGAACTGGCCTCTGCCGAACGTCAAATCGCTCAAATGAG aGAAGAACTGACCTCTTCCCATCGTCTTGTTGAGCGTAAAGAGGGACAATTGGCTCAGATCAG GCGAGATTTGGCGTCTGTTCAAAGAGAAGCATCCTTtgctcaacgtcgtcttgaacaGGAAAAAGACCAACAGATTGCTTCAATTCG aGGGGAACTGGCCACTTCTCAACGGCTTGCACAGGGTAAAGACGGAGTGATTGCTCGCATCAG AGGAGAATTAGACGTTTCGGTGACGCACTGCAGAACCCTTGAAGCATCTTGCAACGAAATGAGACGAACCCTGGACGATTTCACTGACGTCTTGAACATCAATGGCGATGATGTTCACGTGACTGACCAAAAACTGGGTTCCGGAGGATTTGCAA GCGTGTCAGTTGGCCAATGGCGCGGAGTGACAGTGGCCGTGAAAAAGATTCACGACCTCATCACGAATCGTCGAAACATGGCAATGTTCAAACAGGAAGTTCTCGTCTGCAGTCGACTTCATCATCCTAATATCATGACCGTTTGCGGAGCGGTGATGACCGAAAGAGTTCCTTTTCAAATGATCATGGAATTACTCGAGGGATCAGTTGGTGAAGTCATCACAGCTGCTCACGCATCCGAGTCTTATTTGACTATTTACGAGCAGCTGTCTATTGCCATGGACATGACGTCAGGAATCGCATATCTTCTTCAGAATCGTCCTCGTCCCTACATCCACGGAGACATTCGTCCTTCGAATGTCCTCGTTACAAAAGATATGAAAGTGAAAGTAGGTGACTTGGGAGCAGCTCATCTCATCGAGAGTTCTCTGTCCGCTGGCCCACTCAGTCCTCCTTATCTCGCTCCAGAAAGAGCGCCGCGTGCTGACGGCACAGCCGCTTCGAGCACGTTGAGCAGTGACGTCTATAGCGTGGGAGTGTCCCTTATTGAAATATTCACGGGTGAGGGTCCTGTACCAGAAGTGAGGAACACTCAATTGGCCTCTCTTGCTAATCGTCCTAACTTATTAATGCTCTGCTCTCGCTTGATTGATTGTAACCCGGCCAATCGACCCTTAGCCCAATCAtgcttcgaaacgctttTAGCTGAATTTGTTGAGAATAAAAGTCGCTTGGTAGCGTTAGGGGGGATCGCCTCAAACCGAATGGTGAAGGGTGTGTTTGAAGGAGACACTCACAAAGTCGTATTTCCAGGTCTTTTCTATTAG
- the LOC136195208 gene encoding uncharacterized protein isoform X3 yields MAWLRQILRKNDSSDGDSQTIAPEKRVSHECALVDDHLHLFGGFDGSNFVPRNEIFVTNVRRAEKKWIRRLTRGRTIPPPCDGARCVVIQKMIYSYGGRTDKRRFLGIVYCLDPKKMKWIEVATPIGGKKPHERSLCCLCSIGSRMIMFGGGSEKKIPLDQLQSGATQDKCGWSNDIYEFRLEEGNEKGMWLDLELGGTRPKPLVAAAMATIDEHRALLHGRDVEEESHSILIDLNRKLWTIIEFNVKPSPRHRHAICQLVTEDESICLLVGGRMVDETNSDYVYVLDCDNSKAYQMDVDQQLGKVTWHTCHCVQNEDKTIDVIVCGGVNWDWTFRPILSCFCLDVKNEPYMKIKREILSSRRASVRAATSSPRLSLPSDREGVEMMQRELEHLRRRCSELTEEKSSIRNELASAERQIAQMREELTSSHRLVERKEGQLAQIRRDLASVQREASFAQRRLEQEKDQQIASIRGELATSQRLAQGKDGVIARIRGELDVSVTHCRTLEASCNEMRRTLDDFTDVLNINGDDVHVTDQKLGSGGFASVSVGQWRGVTVAVKKIHDLITNRRNMAMFKQEVLVCSRLHHPNIMTVCGAVMTERVPFQMIMELLEGSVGEVITAAHASESYLTIYEQLSIAMDMTSGIAYLLQNRPRPYIHGDIRPSNVLVTKDMKVKVGDLGAAHLIESSLSAGPLSPPYLAPERAPRADGTAASSTLSSDVYSVGVSLIEIFTGEGPVPEVRNTQLASLANRPNLLMLCSRLIDCNPANRPLAQSCFETLLAEFVENKSRLVALGGIASNRMVKGVFEGDTHKVVFPGLFY; encoded by the exons ATGGCGTGGCTTCGTCAAATACTTCGCAAAAACGACTCCTCCGACGGCGACTCTCAAACCATCGCACCCGAGAAACGGGTTTCTCATGAATGCGCGTTGGTCgacgatcatcttcatctcttcggtGGCTTCGATGGATCAAACTTTGTTCCGCGCAATGAAATCTTTGTGACGAATGTTCGAAGAGCGGAAAAGAAGTGGATCCGTCGATTGACTCGAGGTCGAACGATTCCTCCACCTTGTGATGGAGCACGATGTGTTGTCATCCAAAAGATGATCTACTCATACGGGGGAAGAACAGACAAGCGTCGTTTCCTGGGAATCGTTTATTGTCTTgatccgaagaaaatgaagtgGATCGAAGTAGCGACGCCTAtcggaggaaagaaaccgcACGAACGCTCATTGTGCTGTTTGTGTTCCATTGGATCAAGAatgatcatgtttgggggaGGGAGCGAAAAGAAGATTCCTCTTGATCAACTCCAGTCTGGGGCAACTCAGGATAAATGCGGCTGGAGTAATgatatttatgaatttcgacttgaagagggaaatgaaaaag GAATGTGGTTGGATTTGGAATTAGGTGGAACACGACCAAAACCACTTGTTGCcgctgccatggcaaccatTGACGAGCATCGAGCATTACTTCATGGAAGGGACGTGGAGGAAGAATCTCACtctattttaattgatttaaaTCGCAAG TTGTGGACAATCATTGAGTTCAATGTGAAACCATCACCGAGACACCGCCATGCAATTTGTCAATTAGTgacagaagacgaatcaaTTTGTCTTCTCGTTGGTGGTCGAATGGTCGACGAAACAAATTCAGACTATGTTTACGTTCTGGATTGTGACAATTCCAAAGCATATCAG ATGGACGTCGATCAACAATTGGGAAAAGTTACGTGGCACACATGTCATTGTGTGcagaacgaagacaagaCTATAGACGTCATTGTCTGTGGTGGTGTCAATTGGGATTGGACGTTCAGGCCTATTTTAAGTTGCTTTTGTCTtg ACGTGAAGAACGAGCCGTACATGAAAATTAAACGAGAAATTCTCTCGTCGAGACGGGCGTCAGTTCGTGCAGCAACTTCATCTCCGCGTCTTTCACTTCCAAGTGACAGAGAAGGTGTTGAAATGATGCAACGCGAGCTCGAGCATTTGCGACGAAGGTGCTCTGAATTGaccgaagaaaaatcgtctatcAG aAATGAACTGGCCTCTGCCGAACGTCAAATCGCTCAAATGAG aGAAGAACTGACCTCTTCCCATCGTCTTGTTGAGCGTAAAGAGGGACAATTGGCTCAGATCAG GCGAGATTTGGCGTCTGTTCAAAGAGAAGCATCCTTtgctcaacgtcgtcttgaacaGGAAAAAGACCAACAGATTGCTTCAATTCG aGGGGAACTGGCCACTTCTCAACGGCTTGCACAGGGTAAAGACGGAGTGATTGCTCGCATCAG AGGAGAATTAGACGTTTCGGTGACGCACTGCAGAACCCTTGAAGCATCTTGCAACGAAATGAGACGAACCCTGGACGATTTCACTGACGTCTTGAACATCAATGGCGATGATGTTCACGTGACTGACCAAAAACTGGGTTCCGGAGGATTTGCAA GCGTGTCAGTTGGCCAATGGCGCGGAGTGACAGTGGCCGTGAAAAAGATTCACGACCTCATCACGAATCGTCGAAACATGGCAATGTTCAAACAGGAAGTTCTCGTCTGCAGTCGACTTCATCATCCTAATATCATGACCGTTTGCGGAGCGGTGATGACCGAAAGAGTTCCTTTTCAAATGATCATGGAATTACTCGAGGGATCAGTTGGTGAAGTCATCACAGCTGCTCACGCATCCGAGTCTTATTTGACTATTTACGAGCAGCTGTCTATTGCCATGGACATGACGTCAGGAATCGCATATCTTCTTCAGAATCGTCCTCGTCCCTACATCCACGGAGACATTCGTCCTTCGAATGTCCTCGTTACAAAAGATATGAAAGTGAAAGTAGGTGACTTGGGAGCAGCTCATCTCATCGAGAGTTCTCTGTCCGCTGGCCCACTCAGTCCTCCTTATCTCGCTCCAGAAAGAGCGCCGCGTGCTGACGGCACAGCCGCTTCGAGCACGTTGAGCAGTGACGTCTATAGCGTGGGAGTGTCCCTTATTGAAATATTCACGGGTGAGGGTCCTGTACCAGAAGTGAGGAACACTCAATTGGCCTCTCTTGCTAATCGTCCTAACTTATTAATGCTCTGCTCTCGCTTGATTGATTGTAACCCGGCCAATCGACCCTTAGCCCAATCAtgcttcgaaacgctttTAGCTGAATTTGTTGAGAATAAAAGTCGCTTGGTAGCGTTAGGGGGGATCGCCTCAAACCGAATGGTGAAGGGTGTGTTTGAAGGAGACACTCACAAAGTCGTATTTCCAGGTCTTTTCTATTAG